A region from the Streptosporangium sp. NBC_01756 genome encodes:
- a CDS encoding SDR family NAD(P)-dependent oxidoreductase codes for MKVLVTGGTSGLGLAMASALATAGATVALTGRSGLRASSVAAALPGAVGIELDVRDESSVARAVDQAWSRLGGIDMLVNNAGIGMRTVNPRFMTHPQGFWEVPVGGFRAVIETNLTGYFLVAREVTPRMLAAGGGRIVNIAVSHSTMHRAGFVPYGPSRAGSEALSQIMAADLRDTGVTVNLLLPGGATVTGMLPLDAVPEGQEFLESAVMGPPIVWLASDDAAGVHGERIVAVEFERWLRDRDGTR; via the coding sequence ATGAAGGTGCTGGTGACCGGCGGGACGAGCGGACTGGGACTCGCCATGGCCTCCGCCCTGGCCACGGCGGGAGCGACGGTCGCGCTGACCGGCCGATCCGGCCTGCGTGCGAGCTCGGTCGCCGCCGCACTTCCGGGGGCGGTCGGCATCGAACTGGACGTGCGGGACGAATCGTCGGTGGCCAGGGCGGTCGACCAGGCGTGGTCGCGGCTCGGCGGCATCGACATGCTGGTGAACAACGCCGGGATCGGCATGCGCACGGTCAACCCGCGCTTCATGACGCACCCGCAGGGCTTCTGGGAGGTGCCGGTCGGCGGTTTCCGTGCGGTGATCGAGACCAATCTGACCGGCTACTTCCTTGTGGCACGCGAGGTCACGCCACGGATGCTGGCCGCCGGCGGCGGCCGTATCGTCAACATCGCGGTGAGCCACTCGACCATGCACCGAGCCGGATTCGTCCCCTACGGGCCGTCGCGTGCCGGCAGCGAGGCGCTGTCCCAGATCATGGCCGCCGACCTGCGGGACACGGGCGTCACCGTCAACCTGCTGCTGCCCGGGGGCGCGACCGTCACGGGGATGCTGCCCCTCGACGCCGTTCCCGAGGGACAAGAGTTCCTGGAGTCCGCGGTGATGGGCCCGCCCATCGTCTGGCTGGCGTCCGACGACGCGGCCGGCGTGCATGGTGAGCGCATCGTCGCCGTGGAATTCGAGCGCTGGCTGCGCGACAGGGACGGCACGCGGTGA